GCGTAATTTGTAGCATTCTGCATATTAATCATTCCATGAATCGAAGTTAGTATCATAAAAATATAAGAGAATTAATATACattatttaaatttatcataAATGCAATTCCTTACCTTAAGTAATTGAGTGAAACTTAAATTATTAGGAAAGTGAATCGAGGGTTGGAGATGGTCCTGCACGGATTGATGTGGTTGAATGACGGAATGAGATAACGCTGATTGAAAGTACATAGTCACGGGATCCAAACAAACACCATTGTATCCCTAATACAACTAACAGCATGAAAATCAAGTTcacaaataaatataaatttatcatttatttttttaattgattttaaaatatttaaatttataCATTAAATCAAGATAGTTACAATGTACCTTTGTGATACATGTATGATAATGGATTGGATCTGACGCATCTCTGAGATCTTCATTAGTAGGGTATAGCATTGGTTCACTTTTCTGCAATTTCTTTTGGCGTTTCTATGTTTTTgccttttctaaacaattcttaaatCTACGTCTACCACGACATTGCTCTTTTCTCTTGATTTTATAAGCTTCTTCTTTACCTTCATCAATTTCAGCTCCTTTTCTTTTAATTACACGATCTTCTTTGTTAAAGTCATTGAGATTCCTCATTCTTGTTTCGTGAGCTTCTTTTTTTATCTCAATGATTTTGTCTTTCAACTGTGCATTGTCAACATTTTCAATTACACAATCATCCTCTCTATAACTCTCGTTATTATTGCAACAATCTTCAATGGAAGATATTCCTTTTAATTTTGCTTtttctttaaatattttttgCATTTCTTGATGCATCAACTCAGAATATTTAGTAGCACATTGAAATGACTCTTCACTTTCACAACCCATTGATGACAACTTAACAAAGTTGGAAATCAAGCTATTATAACGATAAGAACGTAGTTTCTTAGAGTCTCCATCCAAGCCACAATCTCTATTAACCGACGGAAAGGAATATGAAGCAGCTTCTATGGTCCACCTCTTTAGGATGTATTTCGGTGGCAGTCTTGTGAGGGTATGATTTGTTGCTTTTAATATATGAGAACATAAAATACCCATAAATTCAAACTTTCTGCAACTGCATTCAAAAAACTCATCCGTTGAGTTCACGGTAACgatgtggaatctatgatttttACTTTCACGTACTTGGTATTTAATCACCATCCCAGactcttctaatttttcaacAGTTTGACCAAGACTGTTGGTATACTCAGACTGGAATAATTTAAAAATGGTTGTTGTGTAGACactagctgcatgctccaagatATTAATAGGAAACGTCACAGTTGGTGAACTTTGAGTCATTTTGAAATTTGCTTCTAATCCGGCGTTCGTTCTATCATCCACCAATCGTTCGAAGTGTTCAAGAAATCTGAGAATATTTTTCCCTGGATGTAAGTATCTTTTCAAATCCTTGTTCAAACTTTCGCAACGTTGTGTGCTTTTCATATCAGCACAAAATACTTTTTTTCCATACACTAATGcccacttttctttttcattgaatAATTGCTACAACCATGTATTATTTGTAAGATCATATTTCTGAATCATTGTTTCCCATGCATGGTGGAATTCACCTTCATCATCAAAACCATAAACACATCTACTAAAATCTTTGCCAAAAGATTCAGAAGAATTAAATAAATGACTTAGGTGTTTGCACGCATTTTGAAACATATGCCAAACACAAATACGGTGAACTGTTCTTCTTAATTCCGTTTTAATCGCACTTGACATCGCCTCATCCTGATCTGTTAGAATGGTTTGAGGCATTTTTCCAAACATTACATCACAAAAAGTTTTAAACAACCATCTGAAAGAATCAATGGTTTCATCATATAGAAGTGCAGCCCCAAAAAAAATTGTTTGTCTATGATGATTAACACCAAGAAATGGTGCAAATGGTCGTCCATACTCATTTGTTCTATATGTCGTGTCAAAACAAATCACATCTCCAAAACGATCGTAATCTAAAATCATTCTTCCATCTGCCCAAAAAATATTAGTAATACGATCTTCAGAATCAATTTGAATAGAGTAAAAGAACTTTGGATCTTCAACTTgctttgttttgaaaaattgcagTAGATTCTCAGCATCGAATTGGTTCATTGCATTCATCCTTTTTGTCCGTAAGTAATTCTTGAAGTCTACCATATTATGTCCAACATATTGTCGACCACCAGCTTGTCAGCTCATTAAATCGAATGTTGCTTTTGGCTTTATACCAGATCTGTCGCAGTCATCAGCTACCATTACTTGAGCTACAGAAAGTTTTCGTTGTGATCTTAGTAAATGTGATTCTTCTGGAGATGCAAGTATATGATTATGATCACTATTAAAATTGGTAATTTGATATTTACCGTTAACTCCCAACCTAATTGTCATGTATGCCTTACAACCTATTCTTGTTTCATCGCGGTGTTGCTTCACATTTACGTCACATTTATCAGATGGTCGTTTACCTTCTCTAGAGCAGACGAACTTTCTCATTTTCACTACACTCGTCTTACGGTCTATAGTTCTAATATCAATCTGAACACTAAAACCGACTTTCCGTCCATAACTATTGTAAAACTTATATGCATCTTTTTCTGTTTCAAATTCATTACCAATTTTCAAATTAGATGCATTTTCATCTATGTCTGAATCACTCGTATATATATTAGAGATTCTTAATTCATTTATATCATTTTCTGATTCAATGTCTATATGAGGTTGTGATTGAGACGTGTCCTCCACCTCACGTGGTGTGCATGATTTGAAGAAATTTATACTTTCCATTGACCTGAAAGGCAAAAATAGTGTTTGAAAATAAATGACCTACTTTACAACAATAATCTAATCAATTTATGCATACACATGGCATATTAATTTTTAGTTCTAACTGCAAATTATTGTATAGTGGCAAAATAACATCAAAACTAACAGTGGTGGAAATGTCAATATCTTGTAGCTAAAGCTAAGGCCAAAGCTAAAACTAACAGTGGTGGAAATGTCAGAACTAATAGTCTAAATAATGTCCCCATATTCATATAATCAAACAATCGTAAATATTTGTCCATCAAGGACTCATAACTCAGCTTAATGTTAATTACTTTTATATCACTCATATAAAGTATTAATGTTTCTCTTTGATTTAATTCAAGatctaaaatattttcaaatttctAAATAGATACATAACCATGCAAGTTTGTTACTCATAGggatgtcaatgggctgggtttaATGTAGacaaaatcaaatttttgaataggCCCGCTGGAAGAATTCAAAATCCATAGGCTCCGCCCAAGAACTTTTAGATTCATACTTTTAGCTGAGGGAGATATGTAGTTAGGGATGTTTATTACATGGGGATTTGGCATTGTACTTGACCATAAACATGTATTGTCATCAAGTAAGCTTCCTGTGTAGATGGGTCAAAAACACTGTTTTAGGAATCTGTTGGGCtgcatgtataaaaaaaataaatgggaCTAGTGGTCCTAATGCTTTTATTTAGATACTTATGGGTCCCCTTGTTTAGTGATCCAGATTATTTGTCTAATGCTCCTCAAAATGGGCTTTAGGATTTCAATATACAAATTTCAAATACCCATTTCGATATGGATCTTTTAGATTCATGTCCACTAATATTGGAGGGAGAGGAGTGCTCAACTCATTTTCAGGCTGTCTACCAAACGAGAGGAGTGCTCAACTCATTTCAGATAAGGGTAAACAAACAAGACATACTTAGAACGTACATGTGCCATAGAAATCAATCTATCATCATCAATATATAACCATATAAAATAAAAACAGAAGAAATCTATCACCAACCACGTTACCTATCTTTATATCACATTAAGTGGAAACAATGCATAAGTGGAAACAACTTAAAACATTAAAAATTCGGATTCGCCATAGGAAGAATCCTGAAAATTTCCTATTAGTCTACATGCATACAGGCAATTCAAAAACAACATCCAATGTTCCTCATTTAATAAtctacattagaaaaaaaaaaaagaaaaaaagatatacTGCAGGCATTGGAGGCAGATCATACAATGATCGCTTATACCAGTAAGTAAAATATGTCATTGTCTATAGccttggggaaaaaaaaagggattttaaatggaggataaaatatataaaataaataatctgtaaaaaattaaaaaaaaaaattaaaatacctgtGAGGTGGGGTGGATCTTCGATGGATGAATAGACGAAATAGTAGAAATCGACTATCGGCTGCTCGGTGGAAAATGGGCGAGAGGAATTGTGAGAGATTAGGGAAAGAGGGCCTCCGATCGTCAAAAGGAAAAACCCCTCTTTTTCTTCCGCTTTGATGAGATCTATCTCTAAAAGGAAAGAATTTGAAATTAGAAACGAGAGAAGAAGAAATTCTGAAAAATCTCCGAAACCGGAAATGGAAAGTGCCGTTAGTGGTGCCATTGCCGTTAGGGAAGACGGCAGAgagattttcatatatatatatatatatatataacggaaACAGATGGGCTAGTCCTACGTGGAAGGAGCGGTGAGGTGGACCAATGAGATTGCGGGAGGCAGAGActctctgcctcccggaggcagaggatcccgactcaccTTCTAGACATTGGGGGAGGGAAAAAAACACAAAGGCTGAGTTGGGATATGCTGCTGGATTTACTTGTAATAATTAATCTAGTAAAGAGGAACACGACTAAATTGAGCGACAGCGGAACCACCTTAAGCTTATGGCGgccaaatgtggggcccacgtgatgtgtcaAGGACATCCAACCCACCCATCAGATGTGTCACCTCATATTAACCCCAGGTgccaaaaattagcctgatccaatACTGAAGTAGGCCACAAGACAGGTTTCAGTGTGAGGGGTAGCCCACCCTTTGATTTATCCCATCTGAATTTTTTAAACGGGCTAAATTTTGACCCTTCATCATAATCATATGAAGGTTCTGAATTGCCTAAATTTCATATATACGATATGGTGGCCCTCCacacaaatcaagggtggatattTCCCCCAacatttctgtggtgtggcccaaccaatttcacagatcagcctgattttagggCCTTGGGAGTGGCATAACACTGACgcaaatgatggatggttagTCGACAGTACTACGGGTACAAGTTAGTTTTATGAATGCTaatttaggttataaccaaattgtaatgcacccatctgataaatcaaaaactacctttgtcaccgataaAGATCTTAAATGTGttcgagtgatgccatttgggttaAAAAATACAGGGGCGACCTATCAAAGATTGGTTAATAAGATGTTCGCTCACCAGATCAGGTGTAAtgctcgtatcctagtccataccgttccttagATTCCCGCGaacctccccgtcgaattccaatgacccacgacctgtaatcggcgtttgcgcgcgaccctaagtcgcatcccgtatatctgagtcaactcgacccgagacttgtactctagcgaccgtgccatcgctGCGGTTCTAACGCCCCATCTTGcacatcgatgcgatacccaggccaagagttgtgggcccgcatttatttcgagaaaaatgccacgtattgcaaatcccaagagaatctttaccatttttcatatcaatcaatcaatcataagtcaagtacataacccatccctctcttacacaagccatccccaaagtcaactctctctctctctctctctctctctctctctccacccatccctctcttacaccacccatccctcttatCACATCCAtcttacacaacaccatccctctctcccatctttcacttcatcccatttccattctctccaccattttccaaTCAATTTCTAAGGAAAGAAAGAAcctaagatcaaggcccacttcctacccccttatctctcatcctaacccttcaattttcatcatcctccatcaaagttgaagccaaggagcttagcattccaaggagcatAGAGGAGTGAAATCAGTAGGTGATCTTGGGAATTCCATCCTTAATTTCTATTtaggggcccacttatggtgggacccatttgatatatgcattgtaaaccgagaggagctcatagtggcagatcTCCTCTCtcacacacgtctctctctctctctctctctctctcccccttgattgtatggcccacccatgatgtatgtatttttatccatgtcgtttgCCAAGCGAGACCCACCTCACTACCATGTCCGGGGCCCACCATTGTTGTCTGTTCTGGGTTGGCCCGGACCTTaggaaaataacaaatatcagcttggtcagatggtgggccacacatgtgtggacccacctgatgcaggtGTTTTATCCTGGCCATCCTTCCTGGACAgaccccagatgaagggaaataacaaatatcagcttgatattctggtgggccacacacgtgtggacccaccgatGTATCTgttatgtccacaccatccagatatgttggatggtgggacctgCTTAATGTATGGGTCCATCCACATCGTCTAACCGGAtgagatgtgggacccacttagatgGATGTATCCCAtcgtccacgtggacggtgggacccatgttcacaccccaagtatagggttgtgatgtagtaataatcttggtaagactgaggtcgaatccacagggactgaaccttgtatggaatctgaaagtaacaaaaactaagactaggtgaagatgtaatctaaactagGAAAGATTTTAatggaataattgtgaatttaattattcaaaggtgggaaactttggtgccaaggatccacttgtagagatcagggagatctatgcttgattcaagaacacaactggaatcagagtcttatcctcatccagatggaagataattcattaaaaacaattaggaaagtcctttgatctagttatcaatagataaaatgtatgaaaattagacttgattccattacAAGGCCacgcccatgagacaaagcaaacaatagaatctAACCAATCTACATCCattctgagagagttatgaatgttagggaggatttcatcatccaaccatgcccatgagacgatggtaaacaacagggcttcctaaattcaaatcacaataataaaaagaacatgctcaaagctatcgcagatccattgtaatttaagtcacaacaaactattaaaaactaaaggcattccttataatcaaactagaatcaaaatcagttcagtttaaacatgaatcaaaaggcataaagaaaaatctcccatcatactacaagcttcacctcttagccatacctaagaggtttagcccatcatagacatggtgaggctaaaaatcttaaaaagcatcaaaacaaaaataatctaaaagggaagaaagaaaaactcttgagatGGTCGGCCCACACTCCACGATCTCTCTCCTTTGTTCCCACATCCCAAAGATTGCCTTTCTCCACGTCCTCCCTCTCCTTTTATAGAGTAGGAAGGTTAGTTGGTTGTGTTTGACGCACAAAAAGCATGTATAAAGCTTTCACAGCATGTAAACACAACTCACTTGTATTTAGTAGTTTGTTTCGGACAAAAGACATCGAAGAATCTTTTTTGGTCTCCATGGCTGGGCCCAAtcttttggacggttcagatcacccaTTCGACCACAAACAGTGGCTCGCAACTCTCCGCAATGTCTGGAAAAATTGGACGTGTGTTTCTTTCAAAAAATCTTGCGCTAACgtgtttggtgggccctacagtgatgtttttaGTGAAGTataccccgttcattggattcctgatgAAATTTCAGTAAGAaatgagtggttttggtcgagttttggtgtggtctatcGTATCAAATGAACTTGTCATCCATCCTGCGTTTTCTGGCGATCCACGTGTATATGTGCGCATGGGGCTAAAAGGCCACAATGACGAGGGTCGTGCCCCCCCTCGGGAGTGAATGGATGGTCCAGCTTGTCCATATGggagatgggtggggcccatcggCTGCTTTCTTTTTACGCAGAGAGAGTTGGAAGGAGACGGGTCTTGCATGTTTGACTAAACCGGATGGTCCGGTGTGGCACGCGTGGTCCCACCGTGGTGCACATACaccacacatgtggggtccacagagatgtacaTGTGAAATTCGCT
This region of Magnolia sinica isolate HGM2019 chromosome 1, MsV1, whole genome shotgun sequence genomic DNA includes:
- the LOC131243486 gene encoding protein FAR1-RELATED SEQUENCE 5-like; the protein is MKSTQRCESLNKDLKRYLHPGKNILRFLEHFERLVDDRTNAGLEANFKMTQSSPTVTFPINILEHAASVYTTTIFKLFQSEYTNSLGQTVEKLEESGMVIKYQVRESKNHRFHIVTVNSTDEFFECSCRKFEFMGILCSHILKATNHTLTRLPPKYILKRWTIEAASYSFPSVNRDCGLDGDSKKLRSYRYNSLISNFVKLSSMGCESEESFQCATKYSELMHQEMQKIFKEKAKLKGISSIEDCCNNNESYREDDCVIENVDNAQLKDKIIEIKKEAHETRMRNLNDFNKEDRVIKRKGAEIDEGKEEAYKIKRKEQCRGRRRFKNCLEKAKT